AATGcatcaaaatgtatttatatagtgcCTTTTGAACATTCAATTGAGAGTAGAAGTGGGAGGCAGGTACAGTATAATGTTGTAAACATGCCTTTTTTCACATCTGCTTATGTCATTTTCCTATGACAAGGTTGACCTGTAAAGCCCACAGTCCATTCAGTGAAGTCTCTCATTTGTCACACCAGTAGACACCATATAAAGGGGCGTCATAGCAGCTATATTAATGCTGTCTGTTAACATATGGCTGAGTAGATTTTGAGCATCTGTCAGATGAGATGATGTCAGCAAGTACAGCTGTCTGCTATGGTTGCCCCACTGGCCAAGGGGAAGTCATAGGCCGTACGAACACACACAGGCCCGTTGGGGATTAACACAGCTGGATGTCTGCTAGACTAGAACATGATGCCGCTGGGCAGCGGACAGACTCCACCCATCTCACAGGATAGGCTGCTCCACTTCACAGCACCTACAGTGTATATATACCATGGTTTTATCCACACCACATTGCCCTCCATCATATGATATTCTTAGATTCTGAGTTTGTCCTGAAcctgtgacctgaccaggaaaaacgcCAGTTACTAGATTGATTCTGTTCTAAAAGACATGATGTGGAAAGCCATTCAATGAGTGTGTTTGCAAGTTTCCACCCTGTCCAGACTATCACCAGTGTATAGACACTCCATATGGATCTTAAAATTACTGGGACTAAATTTAGGATCTAGCACTATTCTACTTGTCCACACTTTCACACCGGCCTCTAGTGTTGCCATTTTATCTCTCACACCACTTGTCCCTTCCCACCCAGTCTTTTTCTGTTCTGTgctttcctccctctgtccttggATCTGCCTGCTCAAACACTGTAAAGACCAAATCACACGAGAAGTTATCATTTTTTTATGCGCATGCTCACGCTGGAATGAGAATTCATGCGAGGGAATGAGAGAGCAGACGAGCCGCGGGCGTCAACTGCGTCACATTGGAATGATATATATCACGTTGTAAATGTCATTTCTTGGCAGTACCGTTGTAGCTTACAGCCGATTTGATTAATAAAGTTCAAAGTATATGGTTCGAGTGCCTTGTTTCAAATTAATCCAAAGTTGGTCTAAGGATGGAGTGGGTCGTTAATAGAAAAATAATTAAGAGGAATTGTCATGATCTTCCCTATGCTAAGTAGACAAAATATGTAGTTTTAAAAGGTATTGGGCTGAAAGCTAAGGTTTATCAATATCAGTGAAACAATTGcagtctacctgtgttgatttcgACCATAGCTAGAAATATAGCCTAGGCAGGCTACGGCTGGATAACTTGAGGACCTCGTATTTCAAAAGAGAATACTGCTATGTAGAAAGAACGAGACTTACCGAGTTCTTTATAAACGGCTCGGGTTTACAAGCTACAACTCTCCTCACGTTCGTGAGCTAGCATAACAACTGTTTAGCCCAGGTGCGGTGGCTCCGTAGGACATATAAATTGATTCACAACAATAACTCCCAGGGGCTAGCCTACACAGAGAACATAACAAAAATAACTATTTACAATGAGTTGTCATGACAATTACGTTAGCATACGCTACGCAGTGTTTGTGAATTGACGCTCCCTTTTCTCGCACACCAATTTCACGCCGTTGACGGACATCTCCCCGTGTGATTTGGGCTCACACTGTCACACGCACTCTAGTTTTGTCACAACTAGCTGAATGTGGGGCAAAGGAAACCAGCAAGGCCactatgtgtgtgttctgtatctTGAGTCATTGTTTCACATCTGACATGAGGGTGACTTGCCAATGGGAGAGAGCTTAAAGGCTGTGAaccaggagaggagggagataccAACCGAGAGGAACAGCCAGACTGGCACTGATTGGCTCTCTGACTGTTGCTATGGTGGTTTAGGCAGCTCTCCCATTGGTCAGACAAGCAACTTGGACCGGGACATGCTCGGAATCCAAACATCCTCTTGTCGTCATGACAACAGACAGGAAGTGGGAAGTTGTTATTGTGGAAGATTGCCAAGCTTGTTCTCAACTGAACTGTGTTTTTCAACAGATGATCTCTTGTGAACATAGAAACTCTCTATTCTAACCCTGGATCTGCTTCAAGAACAGCTTAGTGGCGCTCCATTCCGCTCTCGGGTGTTCAGCAGAGATGGAGTAATCCTCACGGAAAGATGATTATTATAACATGTTTGGATGAGAGAGCAGCTAGGGGCTAGATGTGATTTTATGGGTTTGGAAGGATTTAGTCAGTGTCAGAAGAAGACCGAAATATCCTATTGTCCCTTGTCCACTTCCATCTAAAATAGCAATCCTACTGGACATGTTTCTTAATGTAATTTAAACGATGCTTATCCAGCTAatcattcaccttatgacatccagtggaacaaccactatACACCTACCccaaagaggtggggtttcaggtgtctccggatggTGATTGAGTCCTGTCCAATTTGTTCCACCATGTTTAATGTAATAACGCGCTAATCATGTACATGTTGGCGTAATCCTGTTTTAGCAAATGTTGGCGTAGACAAGGCCTCCAACCCAATTCTATTTTTAATCCATACCTCAGGGAGGATTTCATGAATCCCAGTTGATACCGTAGAGTCAGCCAGGGATCAGATTTTCACTAGGTTCTCCTCTGAGCTCTCCATTACCCCTCCTATTCCATCCTTAGAGGACGGCATAAAGGCTGTATCCTACAGAGACCTATTACAGCTTCAGTTCATTCATATCAATGTGTTTACTCTGCCTTCAGGTGGATGATGCATCACTTCAGACACACAGTTTCATGCTGGGCCATTGATCAGGCCTGACACGGGCACTGagccacacagagaaacacacacacacacacacacacacacacacacacacacacacacacacacacacacacacacacacacacacacacacacacacacacacacacacacacacacacacacctggctttCTGGTTGATGCATATGCAGAGGCCTTGGTAAATGCTGACATGCTAATACTCTCTACCCAAGCAGCACCTTCACTTCTATGATGTTAAATGGTGTGAAACCTGTTTGCAAGTAAACCCATAGCTGTCAGAGCCACACCTTCTGGGAGAGAAATAATGAAACCTGCCATGggaaaggaagagaaaaggagacgaaaggggaaggggagaggaaagaaaggaaggaaggagagagagaaaagaaaggaaggagagagaggaaaggaaggaaggagagaggaaaggaaggaaggagaaaggggaggagagaggaaggaaggaaggaaggagagaggaaaagaaggaaggacagagaaagggtaggagagagagagaggaaaggaaggaaggatagaagggggagagagagaggaaaggaaggaaggagagagcaagagagagagagcgacgcaAGAAGGGGTGGGGTGATGTTCAGGTGAGGTGAGGATAAGCGAAAGCGAGGCATCGGGGAGGTAAGGTGATGCATGCTGGGAACAATATGGAGCTCATGAATATCTCACCAGCAACAGCTCCAGTGAGAGTCAGACGAGCTCACTAACACACACTGGGCTCCTTATGTAACCCAACATCTGACCCAGAAACCTCCTTGCACGGAAGgctagagagacggggagagagagaacaaaggaggaggagtgggaaagaGGGGAACGAGGTCGTTGGGTGAGAGCTTTAGCAAAACATATGTCAGTGTCTTTGTGTGGGAGAGAGTCCGTCACTGTTCAAACAGAAGAACACGTGTAGAACAATCAGACTGTTTTCTGAGGTTTGTTCCAACATGTTGAGAGATGGTATTCACTCTGAAATGCCTGATCCAAACACAACGGAGTCTGTCCTCTGGAACTCTTGATCACTGCTCTActtacacactgtgtgtgtggaggttttTGAAACAGCTATAGTAAATGCAAACATGTCTAACGttgaccgctctctctctcttttaactctctctctcactctctttctcactctctctctctcggtctctctctctctctctttctcactacaGGTGGATTCTTGTGGATGGGAAATGCTCCCTGATCTtccctgccctcctcctccctctcctgaacaccccaatccctccatctctcgttCTCActttctccatcactccatcactctctggtCATCATGACGTCCACGCTGCAAACGCTGGCGCTCAAGCTGGCCCCGCCCCCTCAGGACCTAAACCCTGAGCGGTTGGACGGCTGCGAGGAGACGGGCCGGCGCTACAAAGTGGTTCCCTCCGTCGTGTGCTCCATGTGTTGCCTCTTCGGCATCATCTACTGCTTCTTCGGTGAGCAAAAGGGATTCTTTGTAGCAGTTGTAAGGTCATAGCTCCTTCCTCTTTGGAAACTCAGTGGTAATGTTCATCTGTCACAGCAGCAGAACCTCTCTGACACTATGATTTAACAGTTACTACAGGTGATGCACAGTGATGAGATTATGTGAGCAACGCTGAGCTGATATTCTGGAGAATTTAGCCGCTCCAGGGTTATGCATAGGAtaatcatctctctgtctctctctcctgtctctctctctcctctctctctctctctctctctctctctctctctctctctctctctctctctctctctctctccccccatctaaAAATGTGACTCTCGCGTTCTGAATCCAATTTAATTGAATAAACTATTGACTTGGTACATTTATGTACATTGCCAACAGAGATGGTCAAACAAGTCAATCTCAAGACCGCAGAACTATATGGAACACCAATCTAGTGaactccctgtctttctctctcctcagggTACCGTTGTTTCAAGGCGGTGATGTTCCTGACGGGCCTGATGTTCGGCTCCATCGTCATCTTCATGTTGTGTTATAAGGAGCGCGTCCTGGACACCCAGCTCAGTGTTGAGGCCTCTGTGGGCATCGGCCTGGGCATTGGCACCCTCTGCGGCCTGGTCACCATGCTGGTTCGCTCCGTGGGTCTCTTCATGGTGGGTCTCCTCCTGGGCCTCTTGGTGGCTGTGGCTACCCTGGTGGGCATGGAGGAGCTGTCCAACAGCCCCCCGAGGTCGGTCTGGGTCCCCCTGGGGGTGCTGCTCGGCCTGGGCATGCTGTTCGCCGTTCTCACCCTCCAATGGCAGCGCTTCTTCACCACCGTGTCCACGGCCGTGTTCGGGGCGGCGGTGATCACCGTGGCACTGGACTACTTTGTGGAGCTGTTTGCCCTGGTGCTGTACCTGTACGAGAGGGTGAAAGCGGCGCCCAGAGGGAGACCCGTCTGTTGGATCACCTGGGTGGTGCTGGGGGTGTGGCCTGTTCTGACGCTCCTGGGGGTGCTGATACAGTGGAAGGTGACAGCAGAGGGATACTCCCACACCAAGGGTGAGTCTGAGATTCTGACGTCAATGCTGAAGTTTGTGGACTTTTTATTTTGAGAGTGACAGAGCTATTTATATGTGAGAGAGGTGCTTGAAAGGGGTTgcttgtccaactgaatgtattcaactgaaatgtgtcttccgcatttaacccaagccctctgaatcaaagaggtgcggggggctgccttaatcgacatccacgtcttcggcgcccgggcaacagtgggttaactgccttgctcatggGAAGacgttgtcagctcggggattcgatccagcaaccttccggttactggcccaacgctctaaccactaggctacctgccgcccgaaTGTAAAGATTAAGAGTGAGaaacaaagagaaaaagagagggagggttagagacaAAGAGCAGGTAGCtttaggggaagagagagagtgaagcagaTTATTGCTGGCTGAACTCCCTGGCTGCCAGATGGTGCCTGGCTCTGCTTGTCTAGTCTAAATAAAAAGATGAACACAATCAGAACACAATCATGTGGAGCAGGGCAACTGTCAAAGGGCGCGTTGGGTCGTTCTTGTGTGCGTGTTTTAAAACATCTGTTGCTAGCTGCGCAATGTCGTTATGTGTGttctttgagtgtgtgtgtgtgtgtaatgtctgAACCcagtcttccatctctctcagtgATAATCAGTCGTCAGCAGCGGCGGGTCCAGCTGATGCGTATCCGTCAGAAGGAGGAGCGGAGGGACCGCAGCAGGAAGAGGAAGAATAAGCAACAGAGAGACTCCACCCACAGCTCTCACCCTCCCAAACCCCTGCACCCCGAGCCCGCCTA
The window above is part of the Oncorhynchus gorbuscha isolate QuinsamMale2020 ecotype Even-year linkage group LG21, OgorEven_v1.0, whole genome shotgun sequence genome. Proteins encoded here:
- the LOC124007694 gene encoding transmembrane protein 198-B-like — encoded protein: MTSTLQTLALKLAPPPQDLNPERLDGCEETGRRYKVVPSVVCSMCCLFGIIYCFFGYRCFKAVMFLTGLMFGSIVIFMLCYKERVLDTQLSVEASVGIGLGIGTLCGLVTMLVRSVGLFMVGLLLGLLVAVATLVGMEELSNSPPRSVWVPLGVLLGLGMLFAVLTLQWQRFFTTVSTAVFGAAVITVALDYFVELFALVLYLYERVKAAPRGRPVCWITWVVLGVWPVLTLLGVLIQWKVTAEGYSHTKVIISRQQRRVQLMRIRQKEERRDRSRKRKNKQQRDSTHSSHPPKPLHPEPAYRRKPNPIRRFDGDVLSPSYIQSFRDRQVEARPYPGGGRLMGGGGAHTNVDVDYDCGSTTPLTAAAGPLLRV